In Deinococcus betulae, the genomic stretch CGCGCCCCAGACCCCGCCCACCGTGGCGCTGTTTCCGTACCAACCCGTCAGTTTGGTCGCCATTGGCCGTCAGGCCCAGGCGAAGGACTACGCCACCCTCAAGACCGAAGAGGTGGCCCAACGCGGCGACACCCGCACCTACCGCGTCACGGTACAGAGCCCGGTCCTGACCCGTCAGGAGGGCGAAGCGGTGCGCGCTGTTCTGGCCGCGCCCGAAGCCGACCTGCGCGCCCGGCTGCCCGGCGGTGAGGTGGTGCCTGTGGTGCTGGACACCCCCGAAGCCCAGGCCAGGCAGTACGAACTCAGCGAGGGGCAGGCGGTGGAACTCGTGCGCGGCCCGGCAGGCTACGCCCTGCGCGGCCCCCTGTTCGAGCGCACGCCGCTGCAAGTGGACGTGCAGCGCGGTCAGAGCATCACCTCCAGCACCCTGCCGCCCAGTGACCGGCAGAACTTCGGGCGCTCGTTCGCCTACCGCAATATCACGCCCGGCGTTATCGGCTACACCTTCAACAACTACCGCCGTGCGTTTAACGAAACCCGCGACAGCAAAACTGGTCAAAGCCTGTTTTTCAGTTGGGTGCTGAATTCGTTCCTGTACGCCTTCCTGCGCGTGGCGGCCGCCATCCTGTTCTGCTCGCTGGCAGGCTACGCCCTGGCCCGCATGACCTTCCCCGGCAAGGAGGCCATCTTCCTGGGCGCGGTGCTGTTCGTGCAGATGGTCCCCAGTCAGGTGAACCTGGTCAGCAATTACGTGCTGCTCAAGGACCTGAACCTGCTGAATATCTGGGGCC encodes the following:
- a CDS encoding carbohydrate ABC transporter permease — translated: MTTALPREDLRQTAAARDRWLARRRWARAGWLYAFMLVMSFFFLGPFVTGLLSSMKDNPNEYPPTLNIPQLSPQLIRRAWSLGMQGGADGWQGGLTPSRTVTFEVSVQSPAGAPQTPPTVALFPYQPVSLVAIGRQAQAKDYATLKTEEVAQRGDTRTYRVTVQSPVLTRQEGEAVRAVLAAPEADLRARLPGGEVVPVVLDTPEAQARQYELSEGQAVELVRGPAGYALRGPLFERTPLQVDVQRGQSITSSTLPPSDRQNFGRSFAYRNITPGVIGYTFNNYRRAFNETRDSKTGQSLFFSWVLNSFLYAFLRVAAAILFCSLAGYALARMTFPGKEAIFLGAVLFVQMVPSQVNLVSNYVLLKDLNLLNIWGLWLSGLVAAGGVFLMKQFFEGMPRELEESAAIDGAGTFTTFFRVMLPQAGPALIALAITQFQGAWNDFFWPLVLLRENTSFTLTVGLSNFRELYGGQGDYGLILAGAVLSAIPVIILFVVFQRYFVDTGADSAVKG